Proteins encoded in a region of the Candidatus Methylomirabilota bacterium genome:
- a CDS encoding DUF6569 family protein, producing the protein MNPLRRSFLKLLGGAALSVPAEAFAEPIRILPDGDALKPAPVAGRTSPDLQRMLAGLVPGPSMTQNALAAIWLQAPEGASRATTRIVTLDEARAASALTVTERAQASVPELIADNRGKSYVLLLAGEILIGGKQNRVLREDLLLPPLSGPRNVGVYCVEQGRWNEGRKDFESRSSVVQPSVRSEVLGNASQSRIWSGVAAASRDLRAPSPTGSYQAIYDKPEVRAHLDAASRRLDPAGVPRARGAAIFVGPRLAGIDAFDSPDLFAREWPKLLRAYALDAYGSAGSWDEPAARKRVESVLRGAARVEGGLRGNAGVGQLFEFGVERSRGAALLFEGAVVHLAIL; encoded by the coding sequence ATGAATCCACTGCGACGCTCGTTCCTGAAGCTCCTCGGCGGAGCCGCCCTGTCCGTGCCCGCCGAGGCCTTCGCCGAGCCGATCCGCATCCTGCCCGATGGCGACGCGCTCAAGCCCGCTCCGGTGGCCGGCCGGACGAGCCCCGACCTGCAGCGCATGCTCGCCGGCCTCGTTCCGGGACCGTCGATGACCCAGAACGCGCTCGCCGCGATCTGGCTCCAGGCTCCGGAGGGCGCGAGCCGTGCCACCACTCGGATCGTCACGCTCGACGAGGCGCGCGCCGCCTCCGCGCTCACGGTGACCGAGCGGGCGCAGGCCAGCGTGCCCGAGCTGATCGCCGACAATCGCGGCAAGTCGTACGTGCTGCTGCTGGCTGGCGAGATCCTGATCGGGGGCAAGCAGAACCGCGTGCTGCGCGAGGACCTGCTGCTGCCCCCGCTGAGCGGGCCCCGCAATGTGGGGGTGTACTGCGTCGAGCAGGGCCGCTGGAACGAGGGGCGAAAGGACTTCGAGAGCCGGAGCAGCGTGGTGCAGCCGAGCGTCCGCTCCGAGGTCTTGGGCAACGCCTCGCAGTCGCGCATCTGGTCCGGCGTCGCCGCCGCCTCGCGCGATCTCCGCGCGCCCTCGCCCACCGGCAGCTATCAGGCGATCTACGACAAGCCCGAGGTCCGCGCGCACCTCGACGCCGCCAGCCGCCGGCTGGATCCGGCGGGCGTGCCGCGCGCGCGGGGCGCCGCCATCTTCGTGGGACCCCGGCTCGCGGGTATCGACGCCTTCGACTCCCCGGACCTCTTCGCCCGCGAGTGGCCGAAGCTGCTGCGGGCCTACGCGCTGGACGCCTACGGATCCGCCGGCAGCTGGGACGAGCCGGCCGCGCGGAAGCGCGTCGAGAGCGTGCTGCGAGGCGCGGCCCGGGTGGAGGGCGGCCTGCGGGGCAACGCGGGGGTCGGGCAGCTCTTCGAATTCGGGGTGGAGCGAAGCCGGGGGGCCGCGCTGCTCTTCGAGGGCGCGGTCGTTCACCTGGCGATCTTGTGA
- a CDS encoding Tim44 domain-containing protein yields MKRTAAMAVLLVLTLCPLLLASEAWARAGGGSSGGSRGSRSYSSPAKPPSSPVSPSQPSSPPVHQSPAPQPRPGWGGMMGGMFGGLLLGGLLGSLFFGGVPGGGIGLLEILIIAGLAWLAISYMRRRQAPERSGYAMAAGYGSGGYGGSSASRYDAPPSGRAETAVLEPPAGPSDLERGLGHVRQMDAGFDPRAVAETASDIFFKVQGAWTARDMASASSVLTPEMQTLLQRDCDRLRAERKINRLENIAVRSAEVTEVWQESGQDYVTVHFLASLLDYTTDETGARVLEGSRTEPVKFEEYWTLVRPVGPNPFRLSAIQQA; encoded by the coding sequence ATGAAGCGAACCGCGGCGATGGCCGTTCTGCTGGTCCTGACCCTGTGTCCGCTCCTGCTCGCGAGCGAGGCGTGGGCGCGCGCGGGCGGGGGAAGCTCGGGCGGAAGCCGCGGCTCCCGCAGCTATTCCTCGCCGGCCAAGCCGCCGTCGAGCCCCGTCTCGCCGAGTCAGCCCTCCTCGCCCCCGGTCCACCAGTCACCCGCGCCGCAGCCGCGTCCGGGCTGGGGCGGCATGATGGGCGGGATGTTCGGCGGCCTCCTGCTGGGCGGCCTGCTGGGCAGCCTCTTCTTCGGCGGCGTCCCCGGCGGCGGCATCGGGCTGCTCGAGATCCTGATCATCGCGGGTCTGGCCTGGCTCGCGATCTCCTACATGCGGCGCCGGCAGGCGCCCGAGCGTTCCGGCTACGCGATGGCCGCCGGTTACGGCAGCGGCGGGTACGGCGGCTCCTCGGCGTCCCGGTACGACGCGCCGCCCTCCGGTCGGGCGGAGACCGCGGTGCTGGAGCCGCCGGCCGGGCCGTCCGATCTGGAGCGCGGGCTGGGCCACGTCCGCCAGATGGACGCGGGCTTCGATCCGCGCGCCGTCGCGGAGACGGCCTCGGACATCTTCTTCAAGGTGCAGGGCGCATGGACGGCGCGCGACATGGCGTCCGCCTCGTCGGTGCTGACCCCGGAGATGCAGACGCTCCTGCAACGCGACTGCGACCGGCTGCGGGCGGAGCGCAAGATCAACCGGCTGGAGAACATCGCGGTGCGGTCGGCCGAGGTCACCGAGGTGTGGCAGGAGAGCGGGCAGGACTACGTCACGGTGCACTTCCTGGCGAGCCTGCTCGACTACACCACCGACGAGACCGGCGCGCGCGTGCTCGAGGGCAGCCGGACCGAGCCGGTGAAGTTCGAGGAGTACTGGACGCTGGTGCGACCGGTGGGGCCGAACCCCTTCCGGCTCAGCGCGATCCAGCAGGCGTAG
- a CDS encoding SDR family oxidoreductase produces MLDLGLTGKVAIVTGGSEGLGRAAALRLAAEGARVVICARRKDVLERAAETIRQATGVQVLAHPADVTRAADVEAVVNATLAAHGGIDILINNAGTSSAGPFEQVDDATWEADIQVKLIAAIRFCRLVIPHMKTRGGGRIVNVTTVGGKTPAARALPTSVTRAAGINLTKSLANEYAPDRILVNTICLGLVKSAQWERRAKGDLEGYYREVAKRVPVGRVGEAEEFADLAAFLCSARAAYITGTAINFDGGMSASF; encoded by the coding sequence ATGCTCGATCTCGGTCTCACCGGCAAGGTCGCCATCGTCACCGGAGGCAGCGAAGGGCTCGGCCGCGCCGCCGCGCTGCGGCTGGCCGCGGAGGGCGCGCGCGTCGTGATCTGCGCGCGCCGCAAGGACGTGCTCGAGCGCGCCGCGGAGACGATTCGCCAGGCGACCGGCGTCCAGGTCCTGGCCCATCCCGCCGACGTGACCCGGGCCGCCGACGTGGAGGCGGTGGTGAACGCCACGCTCGCCGCTCACGGGGGGATCGACATCCTGATCAACAACGCGGGTACGTCTTCCGCGGGCCCCTTCGAGCAAGTAGACGACGCGACGTGGGAGGCCGACATCCAGGTCAAGCTGATCGCGGCCATCCGCTTCTGCCGTCTCGTCATCCCCCACATGAAGACGCGCGGGGGCGGACGCATCGTGAACGTGACCACGGTGGGGGGCAAGACTCCGGCGGCCCGCGCGCTCCCCACCAGCGTCACCCGAGCCGCGGGCATCAACCTGACCAAGTCGCTGGCCAACGAGTACGCGCCGGACCGCATCCTCGTGAACACGATCTGCCTGGGCCTCGTGAAGAGCGCGCAGTGGGAGCGCCGGGCCAAGGGCGATCTGGAGGGCTACTACCGCGAGGTGGCCAAGCGGGTGCCGGTGGGGCGCGTGGGCGAGGCCGAGGAGTTCGCGGATCTCGCCGCGTTCCTCTGCTCCGCCCGCGCCGCCTACATCACCGGGACCGCCATCAACTTCGACGGCGGGATGTCGGCCTCGTTCTAG